Within the Hypericibacter adhaerens genome, the region GCCGCCAGCGATGTTCAAGGAGAGAAACTGGGGCGAGCGATGGGACTTGAACCCACGACATCCAGATCCACAATCTGGCGCTCTAACCAACTGAGCTACGCCCGCCGCCGCGGCGGTTAAGTAAAGGGTGGCCGCGGTGCCGTCAAGCCGGCCGGCCCGCCGCCTTATGCCGCTTTGCCCGCCGGATGCCCCACCCCGCCCCGGCTTCTCGCAGGTAAGCGAAAAAACGTCGCGGCCAGAAAAGCCTGCTCCTCGCCGTACCGCGATTTAGGCTAGCCAATAACGGCTCCCCACCGGAAAGATGGGTTCCCCCGCCAAGCGCGGTCGGGACCGGTTCCCCGGGGAGCCCAAACATCGCCGCCCACCACCAATCAGGAGATCAGGGGACAATGCTGCAACTCGCCTCGGGCATGAGCCGCCTCGGCACCGAATCCGCCTTCGAAGTGCTGGCCCGCGCCAACGCGCTCGCCGCCGCGGGCAAGAGCATCATCAACCTCGGCATCGGCCAGCCCGACTTCAAGACGCCGGCCCATATCGTCGAGGCCGCGATCAAGGCGCTGAAGGACGGCCATCACGGCTATACCCCGGCCAACGGCATCCCGCAGCTGCGCGAAGCCGTCTCCGCCGATCTCCATCGCCGCCACGGCGTGACGGTCGACCCCGCCCAGGTCGTGGTCGTCCCCGGCGGCAAGGTGACGATGTTCTTCGCCATCCTCATGTTCGGCGAGCCCGGGGCGGAGATCATCTATCCGAACCCCGGCTTCCCGATCTACGAATCCGCGATCAACTTCACCGGCGCCAAGGCGGTGCCGCTGCCGCTCCTGGAGAAGAACGGCTTCGGCTTCTCGGCCGACGATCTGCTCTCGCGCATCACCGACAAGACCCGCCTCATCATCATCAACAGCCCGGCCAACCCGACCGGCGGCGTCACCGCCGACGCCGAAGTCGAGAAGCTGGTGAAGGGCCTCGAGAAGTGGCCCAACGTCGCGATCATGTCGGACGAGATCTACAGCGAGATCCTCTATGAAGGCCGCAAGCATCTGAGCCTGCTGCGCTACGAGCAGCTGCGCGACCGCCTGATCATGCTCGATGGCTGGTCCAAGACCTACGCGATGACCGGCTGGCGCATGGGCTACGCGGTGTGGCCGGGCAAGCTCGCCGAGCTCGCCACGCGGCTCGCCATCAACTGCCATTCCTGCGTCAACGCCTCGGCGCAGTATGCGGGCATCGCCGCGCTCACCGGCCCCAAGGACGATGTCGCCAAAATGTGCAAGGCGTTCGACGAGCGCCGCCGCTTCGTGGTGGATGCGCTCAACAAGCTGCCGGGCGTCTCCTGCGTCGACGCGCTGGGCGCGTTCTACGTGTTCCCGAACGTCAGCAAGCTCGGCATGAGCTCGAAGCAGGTCGAGACCGGCCTCCTCAACGATGCCGGCATCGCCACCATCGCCGGCACCAGCTTCGGCAGCCATGGCGAGGGCTATATCCGCGTCTCCTATGCGAACAGCCTGGAGAACATCGCCGAGGCGATGCGCCGCTTCGGCGACTGGCTGGCCCAGCGCAAGGCGGCCTGAGTTCAAGCCAACCGACGGCCGGCGAGACCTTCCAGCACCCGGAGCGGCGACCGACCGCCGGCTATGCCGGCA harbors:
- a CDS encoding pyridoxal phosphate-dependent aminotransferase; the protein is MLQLASGMSRLGTESAFEVLARANALAAAGKSIINLGIGQPDFKTPAHIVEAAIKALKDGHHGYTPANGIPQLREAVSADLHRRHGVTVDPAQVVVVPGGKVTMFFAILMFGEPGAEIIYPNPGFPIYESAINFTGAKAVPLPLLEKNGFGFSADDLLSRITDKTRLIIINSPANPTGGVTADAEVEKLVKGLEKWPNVAIMSDEIYSEILYEGRKHLSLLRYEQLRDRLIMLDGWSKTYAMTGWRMGYAVWPGKLAELATRLAINCHSCVNASAQYAGIAALTGPKDDVAKMCKAFDERRRFVVDALNKLPGVSCVDALGAFYVFPNVSKLGMSSKQVETGLLNDAGIATIAGTSFGSHGEGYIRVSYANSLENIAEAMRRFGDWLAQRKAA